In Aliarcobacter faecis, a genomic segment contains:
- a CDS encoding glycosyltransferase family 4 protein: protein MSKTIGFLSHLDLNLYLFRAPIIKELVSKGHKVYAICPSGDKNDALKSLGCEVVNYKISRKGLNPFAEILTIKKIYEVIKPLDLDILQNFTAKPNIYGSIAGKKANIPLVCNAVTGLGSFYIDGSFKSKVVKTIMNILYKYANSKANKCIFQNSDDMNYFVDSGFVEAKKAVLIKSSGIDTEAFVSQEPLKNEKINVLMVARAIWHKGIKEYYEAAKILENEDIEFIFIGDTDNGNISCASKDFLKNGNVKWLGHRNDIKEQIDKCNIFVLPSFYGEGVPRTLLEAASMGKPIVTTDNVGCREVVDDGVNGFLVPVKDSQVLAKKIKILVENENMRKEFGKASREKALNEFDVKVVVEQYLRLYNV, encoded by the coding sequence ATGAGTAAAACAATAGGATTTTTATCACATTTAGACTTAAACTTATATTTGTTTAGAGCACCAATCATAAAAGAATTAGTAAGTAAAGGTCATAAAGTTTATGCTATATGTCCTAGTGGTGATAAGAATGATGCACTTAAAAGTTTGGGTTGTGAAGTAGTAAATTATAAGATAAGCAGAAAAGGCTTAAACCCATTTGCAGAAATTTTAACTATCAAAAAAATATATGAAGTAATCAAGCCATTGGATTTGGATATATTACAAAACTTTACAGCTAAGCCAAATATATATGGCAGTATCGCAGGTAAAAAAGCAAATATTCCTTTAGTTTGTAATGCAGTGACAGGATTAGGGAGTTTTTATATAGATGGTTCTTTTAAGTCAAAAGTAGTCAAAACTATCATGAATATTCTTTATAAATATGCTAACTCTAAAGCCAACAAATGTATCTTTCAAAATAGTGATGATATGAACTATTTTGTAGATAGTGGTTTTGTAGAGGCTAAAAAAGCTGTACTTATCAAAAGCTCTGGTATAGATACAGAGGCTTTTGTATCTCAAGAACCTCTTAAAAATGAAAAGATAAATGTCTTGATGGTAGCAAGAGCCATATGGCATAAGGGAATTAAAGAATATTATGAAGCTGCAAAAATTCTAGAAAATGAAGATATTGAGTTTATTTTTATAGGTGATACAGATAATGGTAATATATCATGTGCTAGTAAAGATTTTTTAAAAAATGGTAATGTAAAATGGCTAGGACATAGAAACGATATTAAAGAGCAAATAGATAAGTGTAATATCTTTGTATTACCAAGTTTTTATGGAGAAGGAGTGCCTAGAACTTTACTAGAGGCTGCATCTATGGGAAAACCAATTGTAACTACTGATAATGTGGGTTGTAGAGAAGTAGTTGACGATGGAGTTAATGGGTTTTTAGTACCTGTTAAAGATAGTCAAGTATTAGCAAAAAAAATAAAGATATTAGTAGAAAATGAAAATATGAGGAAAGAGTTTGGAAAAGCAAGTAGAGAAAAAGCTTTAAACGAATTTGATGTGAAAGTTGTAGTTGAACAATATTTAAGGTTGTACAATGTTTAA
- a CDS encoding glycosyltransferase — protein MKSKNILILCATMQKGGAERVISLLLKELDNEQNIKVHFMMMEDGINYDLPKSITPIILSNSKKNGMQKLLELPFIALKLKSYIKENSINTVMSFLYRPNYINILAKIFGSSHKSIINIRSTTSRYKNEGLLGKVNLFLINNLFDKSDLIISNSKGVDEDLKSLMNITINTKVIYNPVDIKYINNKKDICEDVNFEFKENKKYIISVGRLIPLKRNIDLIKAFYELQKSDDSLELIFLGDGILKDELISECNNLNIKEKIHFLGNVKNPFYYLNKSDLFVLNSEIEGFPNVLVEAMACGLPVISSDCKSGPKEILEDEKYGLVYPVGNVDTLIEKMKFYLYENVDIEAIKIKNFQRIEDFNIKKIMKKFIDVIGDSNE, from the coding sequence TAAAAGTTCATTTTATGATGATGGAAGACGGGATTAATTATGATTTGCCGAAGTCTATAACTCCTATCATATTATCAAATTCAAAGAAAAATGGAATGCAAAAACTTTTAGAGTTACCATTTATAGCTTTGAAGTTAAAAAGTTATATAAAAGAAAATAGTATTAATACTGTGATGTCATTCTTATATAGACCAAATTACATAAATATTTTGGCTAAGATTTTTGGAAGTAGCCACAAAAGTATTATAAATATCAGAAGTACAACATCAAGATATAAAAATGAAGGCTTATTAGGTAAAGTAAATCTATTTTTGATAAATAATTTATTTGATAAATCAGATTTGATAATATCAAACTCTAAGGGTGTTGATGAAGATTTAAAATCCCTTATGAACATAACTATAAATACAAAAGTGATTTATAATCCAGTTGATATAAAGTATATAAACAATAAAAAAGATATTTGTGAAGATGTAAATTTTGAGTTTAAAGAAAACAAAAAATATATTATCTCTGTTGGTAGATTGATACCACTTAAAAGAAATATTGACTTGATAAAAGCTTTTTATGAGTTACAAAAAAGTGATGATAGTTTAGAACTTATATTTTTAGGTGATGGTATTTTGAAAGATGAGTTGATAAGCGAGTGTAATAATCTAAATATAAAAGAAAAGATTCATTTTTTAGGAAATGTCAAAAATCCATTTTATTATCTAAATAAATCTGATTTATTTGTTTTAAACTCAGAGATTGAAGGCTTTCCAAATGTATTAGTAGAAGCTATGGCTTGTGGATTGCCTGTGATTTCAAGTGATTGTAAAAGTGGACCAAAAGAAATACTTGAAGATGAAAAGTATGGTTTAGTATATCCAGTTGGTAATGTGGATACTTTGATAGAAAAAATGAAATTTTATTTATATGAAAATGTTGATATAGAAGCTATAAAAATAAAAAACTTTCAAAGAATAGAGGATTTTAATATTAAAAAGATAATGAAAAAGTTTATAGATGTAATTGGAGATAGTAATGAGTAA